A single Microcoleus sp. FACHB-672 DNA region contains:
- a CDS encoding chromosome segregation ATPase, protein MTRDRKGRDRRRVARSSKPVEDNQFRVFPALPSTSAGEPVRQPTPEWEASNGVRAAPLQPNGLGAKADSETRRSKRSRNALKNTFKPSQGLQNLLNSWLFWCVTAAIVFGGSGFMAIALLLRLPALPNCPAIFWPTASASLRIYCAQLAANKETVDDLLSAIELVNDLPNDHPMREEINRNIEQWSQQVLDLCDNTFQAGKLDQAIEMARKVPSNVPAYRLVEERIDRWKATWAEAEEIYKKAEAELRKQNWPQAFREAVRLLDVGNNYWATTKYEELTLLMKSAREDGNKLGKAYNSAEQGGLENLLQAIKLAQSIDPKSHVYRDAQEALRKFSSKLMDLAEETLEKRDLQAAISIVRQIPESVNLKDEVQDFIDLARAEAQSWPDTVEGIESAITAAQKINRKRPLYSKAQRLISQWQQSLEGLAYLERARALAKGGVISDLKEAISQAQLVSSSKPRWDEAQAEIKRWRGQIETQEDRPYLDKAEMLARSGSVSALQAAINQANMIGGGRALYEEAQNKIQGWNREIQTQEDRPALEMAMQLARSGNTGSLQAAINEARKISSGRALYEEAQDKIQEWKWQQQQQEDQPYLDRARQMADMGRLSDAIAAAERIQPGRALYESAQEAIKTWRDEIRAKQDIEDAYRYANSGNPETLASAIRTANQVSDSSLLRAEADGLIEQWSQQILAIARERAASDLPGAIEIAQKIPSYAGAFSAAQRQIESWQQQLNPAPAPSAVAPAPVPSAAPAPPPPAAP, encoded by the coding sequence ATGACTAGAGATCGCAAAGGTCGAGACCGGCGGCGTGTCGCTAGGTCTTCAAAGCCAGTTGAGGACAACCAATTTCGTGTGTTTCCAGCTTTACCTAGCACGAGCGCCGGGGAGCCGGTGCGTCAGCCCACTCCAGAATGGGAGGCGAGTAATGGTGTGCGAGCGGCACCCCTACAACCCAACGGATTAGGGGCTAAAGCGGATTCTGAGACGCGCCGATCTAAGCGCTCGCGAAACGCCTTAAAAAATACTTTCAAGCCCTCTCAGGGGCTGCAAAATCTGCTAAATAGCTGGCTGTTTTGGTGCGTGACAGCAGCTATCGTGTTTGGCGGAAGCGGATTTATGGCAATCGCCCTGTTGTTGCGGCTGCCGGCACTCCCCAACTGCCCAGCTATCTTTTGGCCAACTGCTTCAGCGAGCTTACGCATTTATTGCGCTCAACTGGCAGCGAACAAAGAAACTGTCGATGACTTGCTATCGGCGATCGAGCTGGTTAATGACCTGCCAAACGATCACCCAATGCGCGAGGAAATCAACCGCAACATCGAACAGTGGTCGCAGCAGGTTCTGGATTTGTGTGACAACACCTTCCAAGCCGGCAAGCTGGATCAAGCCATCGAAATGGCCCGCAAAGTTCCTTCAAACGTGCCGGCCTACCGATTAGTAGAGGAGCGGATTGATCGCTGGAAGGCTACTTGGGCGGAAGCCGAAGAAATTTATAAAAAAGCTGAAGCCGAACTGCGTAAGCAAAACTGGCCACAGGCATTTCGGGAAGCTGTACGTCTGTTGGATGTGGGCAATAACTACTGGGCAACCACCAAGTATGAAGAACTCACGCTGCTGATGAAGTCGGCGCGAGAAGATGGCAATAAGCTCGGCAAAGCTTACAACAGCGCCGAGCAAGGCGGGTTAGAGAACTTGCTACAGGCGATTAAACTCGCACAGTCCATTGACCCAAAAAGTCATGTTTATCGGGACGCCCAGGAGGCTCTCAGAAAATTTAGCAGCAAGCTGATGGATTTGGCTGAGGAGACCCTAGAAAAGCGCGATTTGCAAGCGGCAATCTCCATCGTGCGCCAAATTCCTGAGAGCGTAAATCTCAAGGACGAAGTTCAAGACTTTATTGATCTAGCAAGGGCAGAAGCCCAAAGTTGGCCAGACACTGTTGAAGGGATCGAATCGGCTATTACCGCAGCCCAAAAGATTAACCGCAAACGCCCTCTTTATAGCAAAGCCCAGCGATTGATCAGCCAGTGGCAGCAAAGCCTTGAAGGTCTGGCCTATTTAGAGCGAGCGCGTGCACTGGCTAAAGGTGGCGTGATTAGTGACTTAAAAGAGGCCATCTCTCAAGCGCAGCTCGTCTCCAGCTCTAAACCGCGCTGGGACGAAGCTCAAGCCGAAATAAAACGCTGGAGAGGCCAAATAGAGACTCAGGAAGACCGGCCCTATTTGGACAAGGCTGAGATGTTAGCCAGATCCGGAAGTGTTAGCGCTCTGCAAGCGGCAATTAATCAGGCCAATATGATTGGCGGAGGACGGGCGCTTTACGAGGAAGCTCAGAACAAAATTCAGGGTTGGAATCGAGAGATACAAACTCAGGAAGACCGGCCTGCCCTCGAAATGGCCATGCAACTGGCCCGCTCTGGTAACACCGGCTCACTGCAAGCGGCGATTAATGAAGCCCGTAAGATTAGCAGCGGACGGGCGCTTTACGAGGAAGCTCAGGATAAAATTCAGGAGTGGAAATGGCAACAACAGCAGCAGGAAGATCAGCCCTACCTCGACCGAGCGCGGCAGATGGCAGATATGGGCCGGCTGTCTGACGCAATTGCGGCTGCAGAAAGAATTCAACCAGGACGTGCTCTGTATGAGAGTGCTCAAGAGGCAATCAAAACCTGGCGAGATGAAATTCGTGCCAAGCAAGATATTGAGGATGCCTATCGCTACGCAAATTCGGGCAATCCAGAAACTCTGGCGTCTGCGATTCGTACAGCTAATCAAGTGTCAGATTCTAGCTTGTTACGGGCGGAGGCAGATGGGCTGATCGAGCAATGGAGCCAGCAAATCTTGGCCATTGCCAGAGAACGGGCAGCATCTGACTTACCTGGCGCGATTGAAATTGCCCAGAAGATCCCTTCCTATGCCGGGGCGTTTTCGGCGGCTCAACGACAGATAGAGAGTTGGCAACAACAGTTAAATCCCGCGCCGGCTCCTTCCGCCGTAGCCCCCGCGCCGGTTCCTTCAGCAGCCCCCGCCCCTCCACCTCCCGCCGCTCCCTAG
- the hslO gene encoding Hsp33 family molecular chaperone HslO, whose protein sequence is MADQLIRATAAEGGIRAVGVITTRLVEEARQRHKLSYVATAALGRTMSSGLLLASNMKRAESRVNIRIIGSGPLGGILVDAGLDGTVRGYVDNPEVELPPNSKGKLDVGGAVGSDGYLYVVRDVGYGYPYSSTVELVSGEIGEDVAHYLMTSEQTPSALVVGVFVGAQGVTASGGILLQVLPKAASDEALVQTLESRIASLTGFTPLLQAGKTLAEIFEQLLGDMGLQILPEIQMVRFHCSCSPDRFLGALKILGEAELLDMIEKDDGAEATCHFCGEVYQASRDELAQLIGDLKAGS, encoded by the coding sequence ATGGCTGATCAGTTAATTCGAGCAACAGCAGCTGAGGGTGGCATTCGGGCGGTTGGAGTGATCACCACGCGCCTTGTAGAAGAAGCAAGGCAGCGGCATAAACTTTCCTACGTTGCCACAGCTGCCTTAGGGCGGACTATGTCATCTGGGCTTTTGCTCGCCTCCAACATGAAACGTGCCGAGTCCAGAGTGAATATTCGCATTATCGGCAGTGGGCCTTTAGGTGGGATTCTTGTAGATGCCGGCTTAGATGGCACAGTGCGCGGTTACGTCGATAATCCTGAAGTCGAACTGCCCCCCAATAGCAAGGGTAAGCTCGATGTGGGTGGGGCTGTGGGCAGCGACGGTTACCTCTACGTCGTCCGTGATGTGGGATACGGCTACCCTTACTCCAGTACCGTCGAACTTGTTTCAGGTGAAATTGGAGAGGATGTGGCTCATTACCTGATGACTTCCGAACAAACACCTTCTGCCTTAGTGGTCGGGGTATTTGTAGGGGCGCAGGGCGTTACCGCATCGGGAGGGATTTTATTGCAAGTGCTGCCGAAGGCTGCATCAGACGAAGCACTCGTTCAAACCTTGGAATCTCGCATCGCATCCCTGACAGGATTTACCCCCCTGTTGCAAGCCGGTAAGACACTGGCAGAAATTTTTGAGCAGTTGCTAGGAGACATGGGACTGCAAATTCTGCCAGAAATTCAAATGGTACGATTTCACTGTAGCTGTTCTCCGGATCGCTTTCTGGGAGCGTTGAAAATATTGGGTGAAGCCGAGCTGCTAGACATGATAGAAAAGGATGATGGCGCTGAAGCAACTTGCCATTTCTGTGGTGAAGTTTACCAAGCGAGTCGTGACGAACTAGCCCAGCTGATTGGCGACCTCAAAGCCGGCTCCTAA
- a CDS encoding phycobilisome linker polypeptide, whose protein sequence is MLGTTTTGISALSDYNNRVVFIEVKGGADHDMMRTSHYTLKVPYSRLSQTIQRISRMGGHIASVKLESSLQVVEPAAYSAQPMVEEAPSSLAEAPSEHLEEASAPTSEATPEPEAVIDIADEPAAQHEEPPEIDANVTAESDTTVEPEAVAEIVDEPAAQHEELPEIDASVTAESQTTAEPEAVAEIVDEPAAQHEEVPEIDAGVTAESQTTPEAVAEILDESAAQHEKMPEIDASVTTESEIVPEAAVAPQSEPEVQVAQIEEPAKQPPDEQVLSPEIIPNLEIPSEPASSDAGVAEPKTTAAKTTKGKTGTQTTKGKKTTKTTKSKKTSQSSRSKKGRKSASNDS, encoded by the coding sequence ATGTTGGGTACGACAACCACAGGGATTTCGGCTTTAAGTGACTATAACAACCGCGTTGTGTTTATAGAGGTGAAGGGGGGCGCGGATCACGACATGATGCGAACCAGCCACTATACACTAAAAGTTCCTTACAGCCGGCTGTCTCAGACCATCCAGCGAATCAGCCGCATGGGGGGTCATATTGCTAGTGTCAAGCTGGAATCATCTCTTCAAGTCGTTGAGCCGGCTGCATATTCCGCTCAGCCAATGGTAGAAGAGGCACCCAGCAGCCTAGCAGAAGCCCCCTCTGAACATCTGGAGGAGGCATCGGCACCAACATCAGAGGCAACTCCAGAACCAGAGGCAGTGATAGACATTGCTGATGAGCCGGCTGCTCAACACGAAGAACCGCCAGAGATCGATGCCAATGTAACGGCTGAATCTGATACAACTGTAGAACCGGAGGCAGTGGCAGAAATCGTAGATGAACCGGCTGCTCAACACGAAGAACTGCCAGAGATTGATGCCAGTGTAACGGCTGAATCTCAAACAACTGCGGAACCAGAGGCAGTGGCAGAAATCGTAGATGAACCGGCTGCTCAACATGAAGAAGTGCCAGAGATTGATGCCGGTGTAACGGCTGAATCTCAAACAACTCCAGAGGCAGTGGCAGAAATCTTAGATGAGTCGGCTGCTCAACACGAAAAAATGCCAGAGATTGATGCCAGTGTAACGACTGAATCTGAAATAGTCCCAGAAGCAGCAGTTGCCCCACAATCCGAACCAGAAGTGCAGGTGGCTCAAATAGAGGAGCCGGCGAAACAGCCACCCGACGAGCAAGTTCTGTCTCCAGAAATTATCCCTAACCTTGAGATCCCATCTGAACCCGCATCATCAGATGCCGGTGTAGCCGAACCTAAAACCACAGCTGCTAAGACAACAAAAGGCAAAACTGGCACCCAAACCACCAAAGGCAAAAAAACCACCAAAACCACTAAAAGCAAAAAAACTTCTCAAAGCAGCCGGAGCAAAAAAGGGCGAAAATCAGCGTCCAATGACTCCTAA
- a CDS encoding phycobiliprotein lyase, with the protein MSLHKFQQFFDCCVGTWKTERTYHYLTHQEVERSRTEFTIQPLIFDLKVKVLADNGRTPPSNLAQLPGYHLGFQTISEKGEQVSQQLNMLFVPTDSDSPVLQGDYLRDRAYEEAKPIVAHFRFDTKTQELLMTTHYTRVVSVDSITLINPELRIRKIVNYQRPAEGKPLENVVLVGFGVEQKAV; encoded by the coding sequence ATGTCTCTACATAAGTTTCAACAATTTTTTGACTGTTGCGTCGGCACATGGAAAACAGAACGCACCTACCACTACCTGACTCACCAGGAAGTAGAGCGCTCACGCACCGAATTTACCATCCAACCCCTAATTTTCGATCTCAAAGTCAAGGTGCTAGCGGATAACGGGCGCACACCGCCTTCCAATTTAGCTCAACTGCCGGGATACCATCTAGGTTTTCAGACCATATCTGAGAAGGGGGAACAAGTCTCTCAACAGCTGAATATGCTATTTGTGCCCACTGATAGCGATTCGCCGGTTTTACAAGGAGATTACTTGCGGGATAGAGCTTACGAAGAAGCCAAACCCATCGTGGCCCATTTTCGCTTCGACACCAAAACCCAAGAGCTGTTAATGACAACTCACTACACTCGAGTCGTCTCCGTCGATTCGATTACGCTAATCAACCCTGAGTTGAGAATCCGTAAGATTGTCAACTATCAACGACCCGCCGAAGGCAAGCCTTTGGAAAACGTTGTCTTAGTTGGCTTTGGCGTCGAACAGAAAGCTGTCTAG
- a CDS encoding MBL fold metallo-hydrolase has product MELECLPYGVGHADEGVCLLVRMGPYRILLDCGLEDISPLVSERNLPLPADLVLCTHAHPDHARGLLALHQAYPKLPIYGTEVTTQLLPLNWPDVEPAEKLFFCQALPWRSPVEFRTGLGAQLYPAGHLPGGAAILLTYTAPQRTYSLLYTGDCFLSNSRLVDGLPLEELRGLGPDVLILEGSYGTARYPHRRNQENQLAERINQAIAQRRCVLLPTSALGLGQEMLMLLRSHHHFTGRDMDIWVDGAVATGCDAYLELLPQLPTSVQNFARHQPLFWDERVRPRVRRLSPEQRNSIGKSPCIVITDDTADLSEFCQPDTGPWLVLMPEHPGQPLVNHQPLTWHPQPPNSITVETYLLAQHCDGPATTQLIHNLRPQHVIFVHGSPNYLADLTNLDELRNRYQLHLPAAGTLVELPIGETFMQPEVADTHYEGELTEQGTVVTITFPEAIAADPRWPHFADTGLVEARWQGEELVLRGLSQRELLSQATERDVPVDIECCGNCRHYRGQRCWNQASPLFGFKVTSDGYCPVFEPIQAPPPAQAEDDDEE; this is encoded by the coding sequence ATAGAACTCGAATGTTTACCCTATGGGGTTGGTCATGCAGATGAAGGGGTTTGCTTGTTGGTGCGGATGGGTCCATACCGCATCTTACTCGACTGTGGATTAGAAGATATCTCACCCTTGGTGTCGGAGCGTAACCTGCCGCTACCGGCAGATTTGGTGCTGTGTACACACGCTCATCCCGATCATGCCAGGGGTTTGCTCGCACTCCACCAGGCATACCCAAAGTTGCCGATTTACGGCACTGAGGTAACGACTCAGCTATTGCCACTAAATTGGCCAGATGTGGAGCCGGCAGAAAAACTATTCTTCTGTCAGGCGCTGCCTTGGCGATCGCCAGTAGAGTTCCGCACCGGACTGGGTGCTCAACTCTACCCTGCCGGCCATTTGCCCGGAGGCGCAGCAATTTTGCTCACCTACACCGCGCCGCAGCGAACTTACTCATTGCTGTATACCGGCGACTGTTTTTTATCGAACTCGCGGTTAGTGGACGGGTTGCCTTTAGAGGAATTACGGGGGTTAGGGCCGGATGTACTAATTTTAGAAGGCAGTTACGGCACAGCTCGCTATCCTCACCGGCGCAACCAAGAAAACCAGCTGGCGGAGCGAATTAATCAGGCAATTGCCCAGCGGCGCTGCGTCCTGCTGCCGACATCGGCACTAGGTTTAGGGCAAGAAATGCTGATGCTGCTGCGGAGTCACCATCACTTCACAGGGCGCGATATGGATATCTGGGTGGATGGTGCGGTGGCCACCGGCTGTGATGCGTATTTGGAGCTTTTGCCCCAGTTACCCACATCGGTACAAAATTTTGCGCGACACCAACCTTTGTTTTGGGATGAGCGAGTGCGTCCGCGTGTGCGCCGGCTGAGTCCAGAACAGCGCAATTCCATCGGCAAGTCTCCCTGTATCGTGATTACCGACGATACTGCTGATTTGAGCGAGTTCTGCCAACCAGACACCGGCCCTTGGTTGGTATTAATGCCTGAACATCCGGGTCAGCCACTCGTTAACCATCAACCGCTGACTTGGCACCCCCAACCCCCAAACTCGATTACGGTCGAAACGTATTTACTAGCTCAGCACTGTGATGGCCCTGCTACGACCCAGCTGATCCATAATTTGCGCCCCCAGCACGTCATTTTTGTTCACGGATCTCCAAATTACTTGGCTGATCTGACAAATTTGGATGAGTTGCGTAACCGCTACCAGTTGCATTTGCCCGCTGCCGGCACGCTTGTGGAACTTCCCATTGGGGAGACGTTTATGCAGCCAGAGGTGGCGGATACGCACTATGAAGGGGAGCTGACGGAACAGGGGACGGTGGTGACGATTACCTTCCCGGAGGCGATCGCCGCTGATCCACGCTGGCCGCATTTTGCGGATACGGGTTTGGTGGAGGCCCGCTGGCAGGGTGAGGAATTGGTATTGCGGGGGCTATCGCAGCGGGAGTTGCTGAGTCAGGCTACCGAACGCGATGTGCCGGTTGACATTGAGTGCTGCGGCAACTGCCGGCACTACCGGGGACAGCGCTGTTGGAACCAAGCTTCACCGCTTTTTGGGTTCAAGGTGACTAGCGATGGCTATTGTCCTGTTTTTGAGCCAATTCAAGCACCCCCACCGGCACAAGCTGAGGATGACGATGAGGAATAG
- a CDS encoding DUF6679 family protein, with product MLNRKIYQLCCDGREICVFLRDQQRWIERARIIDIEGDLVTMRYETDEEDEVCSWEEMVRLESIGAITQKLASVPRGNVEPLVSDDCPEAEQIRNPSDSNQD from the coding sequence ATGCTAAACCGCAAGATCTATCAACTCTGTTGCGATGGTCGTGAAATCTGTGTTTTCTTGCGGGATCAGCAACGTTGGATTGAACGCGCTCGTATCATTGACATTGAAGGGGATTTGGTAACGATGCGCTATGAAACCGACGAAGAAGACGAAGTCTGTTCATGGGAAGAGATGGTTCGCTTAGAAAGTATTGGTGCGATTACCCAGAAACTAGCTTCAGTCCCACGCGGCAACGTTGAACCCCTAGTTTCCGACGATTGTCCGGAAGCCGAACAAATTCGCAACCCTTCAGACTCCAATCAAGACTAA
- a CDS encoding ABC transporter permease subunit, which produces MRINQLNWLNEGNPQIFRELKGRLKPRNILIAVALSLVGQLLIFMSFARHIPTEKYQALEKYCRLQPTYQLYQREYYQVQRQISPYTQVKPKLSPEKTQELQARFKELQQLINDNCPIDQINFQQWWLDQWPRIFICLSMFAFFILLGVGAYMLIDDLAKEERRGTLNFIRLSPQSSRSVLIGKMLGVPVLLYLAALVALPFHLWAGLFASIPAGEIFSFYAVVMASCAFFYSAALLFGLSSAWLGGFQSWLGAGTILIYLMAFNYRGIDQSPFDWLNLFNPSFLLAYLLDRTGSTYLDLPFCHGLVQNLEWFYLPVGATGVGMGIFLLLNYSLWTYWVGQSLSRRFRSDQATMLSKKQSYLVTACFTLVTLGFALQPPRQWLSSQFVSNLHALLMLMGLLFICLIAALSPQRQTLQDWARYFKDLKQKGEGKINHSGWQGLIWGEKSPSVVAITINLLITATPVVCWILLCPVGSEHKMEALSSVALTVSFIILCASIFQLMLLMKTPKRALWAAGVAGSAIFLPPFILSVLSVNPGSDGGSLWLLTAFSWGAVKYASETLVFQVLLVQWTFLGLLNWQLTKQLRKAGESASKALLVGKS; this is translated from the coding sequence ATGAGAATTAACCAGTTAAACTGGCTAAACGAGGGAAACCCCCAAATATTTCGAGAACTCAAGGGCCGGCTTAAACCTCGCAATATTTTGATAGCAGTAGCACTATCCTTAGTCGGACAGCTACTCATTTTTATGTCTTTTGCAAGGCATATTCCGACGGAAAAATATCAGGCTCTTGAAAAATACTGCCGACTTCAGCCAACTTATCAACTTTATCAAAGAGAGTATTACCAAGTCCAACGCCAAATTTCACCTTATACTCAGGTCAAACCCAAACTCAGCCCGGAAAAAACACAGGAATTGCAAGCAAGATTCAAAGAGCTGCAACAACTAATAAACGATAACTGCCCAATTGATCAAATTAACTTCCAGCAGTGGTGGCTAGATCAATGGCCCCGCATATTCATTTGCTTGAGTATGTTTGCGTTCTTCATCCTGTTAGGGGTGGGCGCATATATGCTGATTGATGACTTAGCAAAAGAAGAACGTCGCGGCACCCTCAACTTTATCCGTCTTAGTCCCCAATCTTCTCGAAGCGTATTGATTGGCAAAATGCTGGGCGTGCCGGTTTTACTTTATCTTGCTGCACTTGTAGCCCTTCCGTTCCACTTATGGGCTGGGCTTTTTGCAAGCATTCCTGCCGGCGAAATATTCAGCTTCTACGCAGTTGTAATGGCTAGCTGTGCCTTTTTCTACAGCGCCGCACTGCTCTTTGGTTTGAGTAGCGCTTGGCTAGGCGGGTTTCAATCTTGGTTGGGTGCCGGCACAATTTTAATTTACTTAATGGCATTCAATTACAGAGGCATAGACCAGAGTCCGTTTGATTGGCTAAATCTGTTTAATCCTTCTTTTCTCCTAGCCTATCTCCTCGATCGAACGGGTTCAACTTATTTAGATCTTCCATTTTGTCACGGGCTGGTTCAAAACTTGGAATGGTTCTACTTACCCGTAGGTGCAACGGGTGTCGGCATGGGAATTTTCTTACTGCTCAATTACAGTTTATGGACTTACTGGGTCGGGCAATCACTCAGCCGACGCTTTCGCTCTGATCAAGCTACCATGCTCAGCAAAAAACAAAGTTACTTGGTAACAGCTTGCTTTACCCTTGTAACTTTAGGTTTTGCCCTGCAACCTCCCAGACAATGGCTCTCCTCACAGTTTGTCTCTAATCTCCATGCTCTGCTCATGTTGATGGGACTGCTGTTTATTTGTCTGATTGCAGCTTTATCACCTCAGCGACAAACTTTGCAAGATTGGGCGCGTTACTTCAAAGATCTCAAGCAGAAAGGGGAAGGCAAAATTAATCATTCAGGTTGGCAAGGTTTAATTTGGGGTGAAAAGAGTCCATCAGTTGTGGCGATCACAATTAATTTACTGATCACCGCCACACCAGTTGTTTGCTGGATTCTGCTTTGTCCTGTAGGTTCTGAACACAAAATGGAAGCCCTTTCAAGTGTTGCATTAACGGTGAGTTTCATCATTCTCTGTGCTTCTATTTTTCAACTCATGCTGTTGATGAAAACTCCGAAGCGGGCACTTTGGGCGGCAGGCGTAGCCGGCAGCGCAATTTTCTTGCCGCCGTTTATTTTAAGCGTGCTATCTGTGAATCCTGGATCGGATGGCGGAAGTTTGTGGTTGCTAACAGCTTTTTCGTGGGGTGCAGTTAAATATGCATCCGAAACGCTTGTTTTTCAAGTGCTTTTGGTTCAATGGACTTTCTTAGGCTTACTAAATTGGCAACTGACTAAGCAACTTCGCAAAGCCGGTGAATCTGCCTCAAAAGCGCTGCTAGTAGGAAAGAGTTAG
- a CDS encoding ABC transporter ATP-binding protein — translation MAKELAIDTRGLTKQFDRHIAVNDVDLQVATGEVYGLIGPNGAGKTTLIRMLATAEEPTTGEIYLSGERLLRDRNNSTLKRRLGYLPDDFPLYDDLVVWDYLDYFARLYHLKEPHRSQRLYEVLELAQLTNKRNSQISTLSRGMKQRLSLARTIIHEPILLLLDEPVSGLDPLARMQFREIIKTLREAGMTIVISSHVLSDLAELCTSVGIMELGYLVESASLEELYKRLSRQQILMSTLGNLDSLQAELKNHPKVEGWEVVTGTTNLRVHFSGNPEESATLLRSLVEAGVPLSEFHCTQEDLETIFLKMGHQQAS, via the coding sequence ATGGCAAAAGAACTAGCAATTGATACGCGCGGACTGACTAAGCAATTTGACCGGCACATTGCTGTCAACGATGTGGATCTACAAGTCGCAACGGGTGAAGTTTACGGATTGATTGGCCCGAATGGTGCGGGAAAAACAACGCTGATTCGGATGCTGGCAACCGCCGAAGAACCAACCACCGGCGAAATTTATCTCAGTGGTGAACGTTTACTCAGGGATCGGAATAACTCTACTCTGAAGCGTCGGCTTGGCTATTTACCAGATGATTTTCCGCTTTATGACGATTTAGTGGTCTGGGATTACCTCGACTATTTTGCACGGCTTTATCACCTCAAAGAACCCCATCGCAGTCAGCGCCTTTATGAAGTGTTGGAACTGGCGCAGTTAACGAATAAGCGCAACAGCCAAATATCAACGCTTTCCAGGGGGATGAAACAGCGCCTCAGCCTTGCCAGAACAATTATTCACGAACCGATTTTGTTGTTACTTGATGAGCCGGTTTCTGGTTTAGATCCGCTTGCACGGATGCAGTTTCGTGAAATTATTAAGACGTTGCGAGAAGCGGGGATGACAATTGTAATTTCATCTCATGTTCTGAGCGATTTGGCGGAACTTTGCACTTCTGTTGGCATCATGGAATTGGGTTATCTAGTAGAAAGTGCATCACTAGAAGAACTGTACAAGCGTCTCAGCCGGCAACAAATTTTGATGTCAACTTTGGGTAATTTAGATAGTTTACAGGCTGAACTGAAAAATCATCCTAAAGTTGAAGGGTGGGAAGTCGTCACCGGCACAACAAATTTGCGGGTTCATTTTTCAGGAAATCCTGAAGAAAGCGCCACCTTACTGAGATCCCTGGTGGAAGCCGGTGTTCCGCTTTCAGAATTTCACTGTACCCAAGAAGACTTAGAAACGATTTTCCTGAAGATGGGGCATCAACAAGCATCTTAA
- a CDS encoding universal stress protein, giving the protein MEFQRILVGIDRSTQADAVFQKALLLAKRERAYLKVFHCIPVPPVPIASRMDLYGEGLNGAAQKQQERLQQEVAEVEAWLQTYLQQALALGVQAQLEYQLGDAGFWIREIAVSWDADLVVIGRRGRSKLAELVLGSVSNYVVHHTHCSVMIVRGTEVAG; this is encoded by the coding sequence ATGGAGTTCCAAAGAATTCTGGTAGGAATTGACCGTTCCACTCAAGCAGATGCAGTTTTTCAGAAAGCGCTGCTGTTAGCAAAAAGAGAGCGAGCTTATTTAAAAGTGTTTCACTGCATACCTGTGCCACCCGTGCCAATTGCGTCCCGCATGGATCTTTATGGAGAGGGGTTAAACGGTGCCGCACAAAAACAACAGGAGAGGCTGCAACAAGAAGTTGCAGAAGTAGAAGCCTGGTTGCAGACTTATCTCCAGCAGGCGTTGGCGCTGGGAGTGCAAGCGCAATTAGAGTATCAACTGGGGGATGCTGGGTTTTGGATTCGTGAGATTGCTGTGAGTTGGGATGCGGATTTAGTCGTGATAGGCCGGCGCGGACGATCTAAACTGGCTGAGCTTGTGCTGGGAAGTGTGAGCAATTATGTGGTTCATCATACCCACTGTTCTGTGATGATTGTGCGCGGCACAGAAGTTGCCGGTTAA